The following are encoded together in the Humulus lupulus chromosome 5, drHumLupu1.1, whole genome shotgun sequence genome:
- the LOC133778749 gene encoding receptor-like protein kinase HSL1, with translation MKKAYSIPLCSFLLLLFLSHAVSQSLQRQEQTVLLKLKKQWENFTHMSQWIPSTNSSSHCSWPGISCTSNSVTGLSLYDVNIITPVPSFICDLKNLTDVNLGHNYIPGEFPRALYNCSKLVNLDLSDNYFVGTIPSDINRLVQLQTLSLGGNNFSGNIPAVIGQLQELRNLNLGGNLFNGSLPPELGSLYNLGMLWLSHNGNLSPSTLPSNYTQLKKLTKLWIASSNLIGGIPESIGDMTALEYLDLSANNLSGKIPDGLFKLKNLSIVYLYRNILSGEIPQVVESLNLTIIDVSQNNLTGRIPQDFAKLSNLTGLALFMNNLSGNIPEGLGKLPNLIDFSIYTNNLSGVLPPDLGKYSKLRTFEVSSNRLEGKLPEQLCSGGILTGVVAYDNNLSGELPEGLGSCSSLTMVKVSNNKFSGTVPSGLWKSLNLTHLMLGNNSFTGVLPGKLAGNLSLLEINDNKFSGNIRIDSSSWSNLVVFKASNNHLTGSIPSELTNLSLLTTLSLDQNQLTGELPSHIMSWKSLNFLNLSQNQLSGQIPAALSFLPTLTNLDLSDNKLSGQIPYQLGHLKLNFLNLASNKLTGIIPRELENGAYVNSFLDNPGLCTSSNIIKLKLCSSLPEKRDKISTPYLVLIITLGTAVFLLVVSFLFFIIRGHWSKNGLESKWKLTSFQRISFTESKIVSGLNGNNLIGSGGFGKVYRVPVNREGDVVAVKKIWNKNVDHKLEQEFLAEVEILSSIRHSNIVKLMCCISSESSKLLVYEYMENRSLDRWLHGKHNQRIVSTSGSVHVISLDWPKRLQIAVGAAQGLCYMHHDCVPPVIHRDIKSSNILLDSEFNPKIADFGLAKLLVKQGELATMSTVAGSFGYMAPEYAHTVRINEKIDVYSFGVVLLELATGREANNGGGDEHSSLSDWAWRHVQDDKPIAEALDPEVKEPCNVEEMCLVFKVGIICTETLPSRRPSMKEVVQLLQRCSRPVMGYGKKFSITEDNAAPLLKNSKRENVLEDEDEINFASIV, from the exons ATGAAAAAAGCATATTCAATCCCATTATGCAGCTTTCTCCTCCTCCTTTTTCTTAGCCATGCTGTCTCCCAGTCACTGCAGAGGCAAGAACAAACAGTGCTTCTGAAGCTAAAGAAGCAGTGGGAAAACTTTACTCATATGAGTCAATGGATCCCATCAACTAACTCTTCTTCTCACTGCTCTTGGCCTGGTATCAGTTGCACGTCTAACTCTGTCACCGGGCTGAGTCTTTATGATGTAAACATCATCACACCAGTTCCTTCTTTTATCTGTGACCTCAAAAACCTCACAGACGTTAATCTTGGGCACAACTACATTCCTGGGGAGTTTCCGAGAGCTCTGTACAACTGTTCAAAGCTTGTTAATTTAGACCTCTCCGACAACTATTTCGTGGGAACCATTCCTAGCGACATCAACCGATTGGTTCAGCTCCAGACTCTTTCTCTCGGCGGTAATAACTTCTCCGGCAACATCCCAGCAGTCATCGGACAGCTTCAGGAACTGAGAAATCTCAATCTAGGGGGAAACCTATTTAATGGCTCTTTACCGCCAGAATTGGGTAGCTTGTATAATCTTGGTATGCTGTGGTTGTCCCATAATGGCAATCTTTCGCCGTCAACGCTGCCTTCCAACTATACCCAATTGAAGAAATTGACAAAATTGTGGATTGCTAGCTCGAATTTGATCGGAGGAATACCTGAAAGTATTGGAGATATGACAGCGTTGGAGTATTTGGATCTATCGGCTAATAACTTGAGTGGCAAAATCCCAGATGGGTTGTTCAAGTTGAAGAACTTAAGCATTGTTTATCTTTACAGGAACATACTTTCTGGGGAGATTCCTCAGGTGGTTGAATCTCTGAATTTGACTATAATTGATGTCTCGCAGAACAACTTAACAGGGAGAATACCACAAGACTTTGCGAAGCTAAGCAATTTAACGGGTTTGGCTTTGTTTATGAATAATTTATCCGGAAATATTCCAGAAGGCCTAGGCAAATTGCCAAATTTGATAGATTTCAGTATTTATACCAACAATTTGTCAGGCGTTTTGCCTCCGGATTTAGGCAAGTATTCGAAGCTCAGAACGTTCGAGGTCTCCTCCAATAGGCTTGAAGGAAAATTGCCAGAGCAGCTTTGTTCTGGGGGTATATTGACCGGAGTCGTGGCTTATGACAACAATCTCAGCGGTGAACTGCCAGAAGGACTCGGATCATGTAGCTCTTTGACTATGGTCAAAGTGTCAAACAACAAATTTTCTGGGACTGTTCCTAGTGGTCTGTGGAAATCGCTCAATTTAACTCACTTGATGCTGGGCAACAACTCATTCACTGGTGTGCTACCTGGGAAATTGGCCGGGAATCTTTCTCTGCTGGAAATCAATGACAACAAATTTTCAGGTAACATTCGAATTGATTCGTCTTCCTGGAGTAATTTGGTGGTTTTCAAGGCCAGTAATAATCACTTGACAGGATCCATCCCTTCTGAATTAACCAATCTTTCACTTTTGACAACTCTTTCGCTTGACCAGAACCAGCTCACAGGGGAACTTCCATCTCATATAATGTCATGGAAGTCTCTAAACTTTCTTAATCTCAGTCAAAACCAACTCTCTGGACAAATTCCAGCTGCTCTTTCTTTCTTGCCTACTCTAACCAATTTAGACCTCTCAGATAACAAACTTTCTGGCCAAATTCCATATCAACTTGGTCATTTGAAGCTCAATTTTCTCAATCTCGCTTCCAATAAGCTCACTGGAATTATCCCGCGTGAATTGGAGAACGGTGCATATGTTAATAGCTTCTTGGACAATCCTGGTCTCTGTACAAGCTCCAACATTATAAAACTCAAGCTCTGTAGTTCCCTGCCCGAAAAGCGGGACAAAATTTCAACCCCATATCTGGTTTTGATTATAACACTAGGCACAGCTGTCTTCTTGTTAGTTGTGTCCTTCTTATTCTTCATCATCAGAGGCCATTGGAGCAAAAACGGACTTGAATCCAAATGGAAGCTAACCTCATTCCAGAGAATATCTTTCACAGAATCAAAGATTGTGTCCGGATTGAATGGCAATAATCTGATTGGAAGTGGAGGCTTCGGTAAGGTCTACCGTGTCCCTGTGAATCGTGAAGGCGATGTTGTCGCCGTAAAAAAAATTTGGAACAAGAACGTGGACCACAAGCTCGAGCAAGAATTCCTTGCGGAAGTTGAGATACTGAGCTCAATTAGACATTCCAACATAGTGAAACTCATGTGCTGTATCTCTAGTGAGAGTTCAAAACTTCTAGTCTATGAGTACATGGAAAACCGGAGCCTAGACCGATGGCTACACGGCAAGCACAATCAGCGCATCGTCTCAACCTCCGGTTCTGTCCATGTTATCTCCCTTGACTGGCCCAAGAGGCTACAAATAGCAGTTGGCGCTGCACAAGGCCTCTGCTATATGCACCATGATTGCGTGCCACCAGTTATTCACAGAGACATTAAATCAAGCAACATCTTGCTAGACTCCGAATTCAACCCAAAAATAGCCGACTTCGGCCTAGCCAAGTTGTTGGTCAAGCAAGGAGAGCTTGCGACAATGTCTACTGTGGCTGGTTCTTTCGGCTACATGGCTCCAG AGTACGCTCATACAGTAAGAATCAACGAAAAGATCGATGTATATAGTTTCGGTGTCGTTCTCCTGGAACTGGCCACCGGAAGAGAAGCGAACAACGGCGGCGGCGACGAGCACAGCTCCCTCTCCGACTGGGCATGGCGTCACGTCCAAGACGACAAGCCGATCGCCGAAGCTTTGGACCCGGAGGTAAAGGAGCCGTGTAATGTGGAAGAAATGTGCTTGGTCTTCAAGGTCGGGATCATATGTACGGAGACTCTGCCTTCCAGGAGGCCTTCCATGAAAGAAGTTGTACAACTCTTGCAGCGCTGTAGCCGTCCTGTGATGGGTTACGGAAAAAAGTTCTCCATAACTGAAGACAATGCCGCTCCGCTCCTGAAGAACTCGAAGCGCGAAAATGTTTTAGAAGATGAAGACGAAATTAATTTTGCTAGCATTGTATGA